Sequence from the Thermoanaerobacterium sp. PSU-2 genome:
TCGGAGTAACCATCACCAATATAGATAATACGCGTGTTTTTATTCTTATATTTTTTTAAGATGTCCAGCTTGCAAGAACCACATTTATCGCAATCATCAGATGTATTAAATGATGCCACAATTTTGCCGTCGCGAAAATCAAGCTTATTGCTAAAATACTCTATGTCAATATTGTATTTATCTAGGACAGTCCTTATGTTGAAGTCATAACCATCGCTGGCTATTATAACTTTATAGCCTCTATCTTTGCAAAACTCCATGAAATCTTTAAAATATAAATCTATTTCCATCGTCAAAAGCAATGATTTCAATTTTTCTTCATCCATGTCCATAAGCTTAAATGTCTCTAATGCACATTCTTCTGTAGTTATCTTCCCTTCTTCCCAATCTTTCTCTATCTCTTGCCAGCCATCTTTAGCAAAAGCCTTTACCATCGCATAGCACGTATCTTCTTTTGTTATTGTTCCATCAAAGTCTACAAGTACATAAGTATCCATAAAGCATATCCCCTTTAAATCATCTACTATTATAATACACGATTTAAAGGGACACATCAATTCTCAAATTCACCTAAACATCCTGCTTAAAAAACCGCCAGATTTACCCATTAATCCACCTTTATCGCTGTAAACAATACTTATAAGTTCTCCATCTATTGATACATTTCCATCGTCCAAATTCAGCTTATTTATGTGAAGTTCTTGACCTTTAATCGTGAGAATCCCCATTGATGTTTCCAGCACAACAGTTTCATCATCAAAACTTACAACGTTGTCTACGCCTGTTATTTGCATCTTTTCCCTATTTTGAACAGAGATATTTTG
This genomic interval carries:
- a CDS encoding MtnX-like HAD-IB family phosphatase, with translation MDTYVLVDFDGTITKEDTCYAMVKAFAKDGWQEIEKDWEEGKITTEECALETFKLMDMDEEKLKSLLLTMEIDLYFKDFMEFCKDRGYKVIIASDGYDFNIRTVLDKYNIDIEYFSNKLDFRDGKIVASFNTSDDCDKCGSCKLDILKKYKNKNTRIIYIGDGYSDICISKYADLLFAKGVLLKYCEDNGIPFVPFEDFKDIIEYLEKSDKLF
- the yabP gene encoding sporulation protein YabP; protein product: MDDRKGTNINKPQNISVQNREKMQITGVDNVVSFDDETVVLETSMGILTIKGQELHINKLNLDDGNVSIDGELISIVYSDKGGLMGKSGGFLSRMFR